A stretch of the Arachis stenosperma cultivar V10309 chromosome 6, arast.V10309.gnm1.PFL2, whole genome shotgun sequence genome encodes the following:
- the LOC130933137 gene encoding uncharacterized protein LOC130933137 translates to MSVSHLLVFFFAYFPGLVFSAVVTLSSIEIFTTHEWLKFTPTVYFKCNGENKTVLPDVKKKNVIYVFRGEESWQPLTNFSSKKCKRCGLYEEDKILADDVFDEWELCPSDFTAPLGKYEYISDKEFNASLLCPDCLPLSGVSTASPPVANDENLRKEKPARQRKNVAVIVVVSVLGSAILIVAAVGAFKFWQKRKREQDQARFLKLFEEGDDIEDELHLDHII, encoded by the exons ATGTCGGTTTCTCACCTCCTTGTATTCTTTTTCGCCTATTTTCCAG GATTGGTCTTTTCTGCGGTTGTGACGCTGAGTTCCATTGAGATATTCACAACGCATGAGTGGCTGAAATTCACCCCAACTGTGTATTTCAAATGCAACGGAGAGAACAAGACTGTGTTGCCTGATGTCAAGAAAAAGAATGTCATCTATGTCTTCAGGGGTGAAGAGTCTTGGCAG CCATTGACTAATTTTTCGAGCAAAAAATGCAAGCGATGCGGACTGTATGAGGAAGACAAAATTCTTGCAGATGATGTGTTTGATGAGTGGGAGCTTTGTCCTTCCGATTTCACTGCTCCTCTTGGCAAATATGAGTATATCAGTGATAAAGAGTTTAATGCTAGCCTTTTGTGCCCGGATTGCTTACCTTTGTCTGGCG TTTCTACTGCCTCTCCACCTGTTGCGAATGATGAAAATTTGCGAAAAGAAAAGCCTGCGAGACAAAGGAAGAATGTAGCAGTTATTGTAGTAGTAAGTGTTTTGGGATCGGCCATACTGATTGTCGCAGCAGTGGGTGCATTTAAGTTCTGGCAAAAGAGGAAGAGGGAGCAAGATCAAGCTCGGTTCTTGAAATTATTTGAAGAAGGAGATGACATTGAGGATGAGCTCCACCTCGATCATATCATATGA